The genomic DNA ATTCTATTTGTTTAAGTTTTgttcttttctattttcctATTAGATGGCAATGTGTGGGTTTACAGAAGTCTTGTCATTCATTTTGTGCTCGCTTGGTGATAATTTTGCAATGTTAAATCATGAAGACGACGAATCAACTGCAGTAATTATTGAAAATCCTCGTTCCTCTGAAAATGAGGTTTGTATCCTGAATCTTTATACTCTTGactgtgggatttttttttttttttgttttccctcttattggtaattttatgGAAGGATTTGTTCCTTGTATATGATTGTTGTAACTCCTGTCAATTTGTTTCTTCGTTTTCAACTattatcttttttcattttatgtgTTTCCTTACTCAGTTTAGGTTCTCTTGAGTTTGTCCttgagtctctctctctctttgacaTGTTCACTTTCTCTTACGTCTTTTTGAAAGGTTCTCCTTTTCTGTTTTTagaattattctttttattctctctttgtTTTGAATGAAGACTTAAAAACACATTTCATGAACTCCTACATTTCTTTTATAAGCCTGctatatttttgtcatatttcttcccttttccctttttgtttttttaactgttTGTGTCACCTATTGTTGATTGTTTAGCTGTTCCTTCAGTTCTACATCAGACCTTTATTTACTATATTGAAGCACAAAATTCATATAAGATTGATACTTTTCTTGATAAAAATTGCTTATCTTTACATCATCTTTTGTTAAACTCACCATTGGATGTGAGTTTCCAATGGATTTACATCTTTccttaatggtaattttttgaTGTAGAGAGTAATAGCTCTGGTTGGTTGCAGTTCAAGAATTCTTGTTTGGGCAGTTCTTATCATCCATGTATAATGTTTTGATCTAAGATTTCAATTGTTCCATGTTTCAGCAGTAGTATATTGTTCCACGAATCTATCGTGCTATTTATGCATTCCATACGAACAAAGCTAATTGGGGCTGGTAGCTAACCTTTCCACACAACTCTTCAAATTAGagttttaacattttatttggaaacatttttctttttgtgtggcATGGTTTTCTATGCCCAACCAATACAATATTTATGATTCATCACATGCACGACATGCATGCCAAGTACTTCAGAATTGAATAAGGAGTAGTTCATGCCAACTTAGTAATGAATGGTGTGTAAGCAGAATTAAGTTGTTTGGTTAGCAAGATGGTCCGTGTCTCAATAAGTTGCTATTGAAGTTGCTCTCCTGATTTGCACCCCCATGTATTTCCATTTTGTCATTGAAGTGCatgcatatgtttttttccTTGAAGTGTGTGTCTAGGCTTGGTATTTTGTCTACCTACATTTCTAAGGTGAAGATTTGCTCCCTCTTAGTTTATGTGATTTTAGCTGGCTGTTCTTATTCTTATCTCATGTCATTCTCTTGAGATTTCTAATGTGCTAgctaaacataaaaaataaaataaaaaataaataacacatgATGCATGTGTTAGAAAAGAACTTTGGAAGAGATGAAGTCTTTATTTTTGaacactttgtatctttggacatcAGCTTATGTTTTTCCTGTGTGATTAGTTACCAtacttttcttattatttttgccTCTGCTAGTTAGTTGgcttctcttatatactttttgtgtGCATGAGAGACACCTTACACGTTTAATAAAATCtcgattacttatataaaaaataaaaataaaaaattattctttttgttttctctatttattttctgaagattagttagaaagaaaaaaaaatattattaatttttttttgtctgtttatttttctggaattttGACACATTCCTCCATTTCCACAGACTGCTCGTACCAGTCTTATGTCTGGTATATTGAAAACTGTTGGACAGAACAAAGCCCATCCAAAGCCCATAAAGGTACAATGTAGTTCTTCAATAGACCATATATTTTTCTGTGGGTCAGTATGCCTGTGTTTCTGTTATTAgataataatatttatcttctatTATATTGGTAGAGTTATGAGGATATAGGTTTACTATGTCTGAGGTGTGCACAGTATTTAATTCAGTTGGGTCATTATTCTTAGTTGTAGTGCTCTCATGTAGGCTTATGTTGTTTCATTGTGTCATTAATAATTAGAACATTTGTGAATTTTTGGattgaatttaagattttttttataagtaattcaatctcattagaaAGCATAAAgaggcacaacccaagtacactgAGTATATGCAAGAGACACAGACACTCACTtagggggagaaaaaaaaacacaaatttcaaaaaaatccagaaattaGAAGAGCGGGAATTATGTTCTCTCTAGATGCAGCACATCTCACAAAGTGGGGCCATCTTCTAGGCTTCCAAATTGTGGTGACTACCAAACTGGCCTTTTAACTCTCCAATAACTCCACCTGTTGGGGCGTTACCCTCTTTTTGGTgtaatcaatttatttattttttggtgaaCATGCTAGATAGCTTATAGTTTTTTCAGAATCATAGGTGGCCAGTAGAAGTAATTGTTCAATTTAGGGGTGTTAAAATGATTGGTGTTTTCTTTATATTGGtaactagggtttctaggttctTTATTGAAGTAAGGGTGGTAATATTATCAGGTCAGAtcaaaagatgatttttttgtttgtttttttttgctcctactagttaggtggcttctcttgtatacttcttgtgtacttgggggcgccttacacttttaatgatatcttgattactcataaaaaaaatgcaaaaataaaaataaaggaaagaggaaacatttgttataaaaaatatattattaggCCACATCTTTCATTCTTCAATTAATAGATTGGAATTAAATTATTTCTAGTGATTTTTCTTGCAGATTTAAGGCTATGATGTCTTTCTATAGTCTTTTAATTTTGCTCTATTTTGTGTATTTGTTGCATGGGAAAggcttttcaaaaaaaatttaggtggttgcttttgtatacttcctgtgtacctGGAGtgctttacgcttttaataatatctcggttacttatttatttatttatttttttaaaaaaaagagaaaacattagttttttttattaaaaaaaaagaaagagaaacttcacttatgcCCTTTGAACTTCCGTCATTTTTGCAATTACCCCGAAAGTTAAAAACTATCTatttaatgtatcaaacttccaattttttgcTATGTCACCCACCTGTTAggtttttccgttaaatcctgtcaaaattactaaaattccctccatttgtttttgaaaaaaaaaaaaaatggaaggatTCAAACGTTggttaagatttaatgaaaTCTTCAAAAATACCCGCacttgaatctttgcaattttttatattttatttttataaaaaattgaggtattttgagaattttgacaggATTTACGGTAAAAGCTAGCAGaggggtgacattgcaaaaaattagaagtttgatctattaaattgagagtttttgaactttattggggtaattgcaaaagtgatgaaagttgggggggttaagtgaagtttctccaaaaaagGGTTGCATCTTTCATTAGTTAATACCTTCAATTAATAGATtagtattaaattatttctaGTGATTTTTCTTGCAGATTAAATCTATGACATCTTTTGAtagttatcttttatttttggtctcTATTTTACGGCTTTGTTGCACAGGAGAGATGGAACTCATGGGAAAACTTTTTCaataagctctctctctctctctctctctctctctctgcacgcTATTTATGGATTTTGAACGATGATCTCTGTTGTCAGTATttatatttataggcttaattttttgtattttattacgCATCTAATATTTTCCCTGCATTCacgttttgtaatttttggaaAGTTCCCCCTTTTATAATTTTGCCTCTAGATTTTTGAAGTGGGTGACGTAGTGCTGTTGGATGAGACAAAAGATGTGGGTGCAACAAATCGTCGCCAACTTGCTGCTCTATATTGTGGTGCTACTGCAGGATATGAGGTACATTCATCTCATTGTACTCAATTTGGTTATCATGTTCAATATCAAGTTGTGAGAAAGAGTTAGTCTCACAccattttatcttttataaCTCATCATAGTTTGTTTCCATATATTGTTTGACAACTTGCTTTAGTTGtaatttatagattttaatttgtagtGTTGTTGATCATCAAGACTCTGTTTGAACACAAATTTTGAGTGTTTAAACGGAGTATTGGTCAAGCCACTTTCCAAAATCAAGAATATGATTTAGCTAACAATCTGCTTTGGTACTAGAAAAATCTCAAAAGTTTGTAGACATGTCTAGACCCATTTTACCCCTGTTGCTATTGTCAAACCATTCAAATCACTAGATCATGCCTACTTATGATAATCAACTCAACACGACAAATTTAGATGCAAATGCTAAACAAACCCTCTTCCCACCACCCCCcgccccctaaaaaaaaaaaaaagagatgacaAGGCATTAGGACATTGGATGAATAGTGTAATCTATGGTAAGGTAAAAAGTAAGCCTTGCAGTCTTCCCATGTATGGCTTGTTCTCTTGACCCCTCCACTTTTACTAGTTCACTACTTGTCCAAAAAgaaggataaaagaaaaaaaatgtattgagtaaattatcccaaaagcttaaaccggtaggaagagataaatttaatcacttagtcattaaatttaatcacttaatcattactttaacacttctcCTCATGTATGagctcaaactcttttttaataggtgaagttcaacacgtagaatatttaatttaaatgggagtgAATTGACGTTGTCAAGGTTCGATTCCAaaacctttggctttgataccatgttaaattatcaattatcctAAAATCTTATGTTGATAAGAAGAGTtaaatcacttgatcattattttaacacttcaAAAAGTGGTTGATGCGTACAAGTTATAGAGGATTGTTTGGGCAGAATGAAAGCAGTTGCGTTTGGAAAATTGTCCCTCTTTGGCTTTTACATGGATGCAGCCGAGAGGAATAATTGCTCTTTCAATTGTGTTGGGATGCCTACTTTTAAGCTTCAATCTTTCTTCTGGTCATCCTTATATGAGTAGTCTACTGCTTTTATCaacgccttttttttttcttccttcttttgtaGATTTTATTGATATTTAAACCTAGTTCTCTAATTATATAGgggaattttatttataaaggaTGTATACATGAGGTTTCTCCTctttttataaacatttttcattatttaacAATCTTTTTGATAGATAAACACAAGTTACACAGAATTAAACATGGGACTTTATCCTCTACCTATTTACTTATGGGATGAGGAAATGTCATTTGATCCAAGAACTGTTGGCttatgccaaaaaaagaaaagaaaagaaaagaatatttatccaaaaaattctctttaaaaaaagaagatgatcatTCATGTGTTGCTTGGTAAGTGGTTCCAGTTTTTTACCTATCATCTTATGATTTGCAGATAATTCATGGCTTGGTGGAAAGAATCATGCAAGTGATTGGGCTTGTTCCACCTGATGACAATACATCATACTATCTAAAACCTTCAGATGTAAGGATTTTCTTCCCCTCCTGCCCATTGCGGTTTATTTGCTATGTATTAGTGCTTGGTGATGATATACACCTGTCTTGATATCTCTTGAAGGAACCTGAGTTTCTTCGGGGAACACAAGCTAGCATCATTTACAAAGGGAAGCAAATAGGAACTTCTGGAATTGTGCACCCTGAGGTAATTATTATTCCTTAAATACTGTTTTTAAGGATtatataatatgttttaattgcTGTGTAATTCCTCCTTGACTTTATTTATACTAGTAGCTTAAGAGCATGCTTTGAGAGTTGTGGATGTGCTCTTGGTTTGTTAAAATCCTGAACACGTGCACTGCATTGTAGTTTCATGATAAAGTGTTTGCCCCTTCTCACTTGAATTTATTGAAATGTGATTGCCATGTGAATATGTACAGTTCGATTGCTTTGTGTATGGTAAAAATTATTGCACCCAATTCCACAGTGGACATGCCTGTGCGGGGGAATGTTCTGCTTAAATATTACTTTTGACATTAGTTAAGCAATAGCTGCGTGATGTCTGACTTTATTGGCAATATGTCCTCAATCTATCTATGATGGTAATAATCATCTCTTTTGGTTCCCCCCACCCAAGGAGTCTGCATGATCAGTTTCAACTGGCTTTGGGGTTAAATTTTAAGCAGAACCAATGTaatcagtttgaaaattttcccaACTGAAACCGACAAATACGCTAGAAACCAAATTAATCTATTGGAAGAAGTTTCAAATTGGTTTTAGTTGGTTTTGTTTCCTgatgaactctttttttttttttttttaagtaaaaagaTGTATTAAAGAGCAtagaggggcacaaccctagtacacagggagtatataaaagagcgactaagaggaagaaaaagaagaagagaacataaaaagaaagtcaGGGAAGCTAATCACTAAGGGCGCTAGCCAACCAacagtccaagtgaaaagagtgtacaagaaaaagtggACAAGGTCCTCTATGTTCCTAGATGAGTCCTCGAaatatttagcatttctcaCTCTAGATGCACCACATGAGGCAGAGAGGGACCGTCTTCCACACAATAGCACTACAAGACTTGCCATCCGCCCACCAAGAAGCACACAACTCCTTGGCATAACCAGGCATCACCCATCACAATCCAAACCAAGAGAAAACGGCATTCCACAAAATTCGTGCAACCcaacaatgaagaaagagatgatcaatTGACTCCCCATctgattcacacatgcaacaacgatttACCActacaatacctctcttccgaacattatccaatgTTAGAGTCTTCCCAAGCATAGCTGTccaagcaaagaaagccactcttgaaggaaccttagtgcgccaaatacttttccatgGGAAAGGGATGGGATTTGTAGAAGCAAGAATCCTGTAATAGGATCTTACCTCAAATATGCCTTTCCGAGAAGATATCCACCACATCTTATCCTCCCCTACCCCACTCATCGAATGCGAATACAAGAGCATGTAGAAAGAGGCCAAGACCTCCACTTCTCAATCATGAACCCTGTGAATGAAAGCCACGTTCCATTGCACAGAGCCATTTAGACGCTCCTTGTTATCCGCAATAGACGCAATTTATTGGTGGCAATATTGAAGAGTCCaggaaaagcatccttgagagACATGTTACTGCAccagatatcctcccaaaactTGATGTTGGACCCAAGACCAGGGACAAATCTAAAGTGACCCCGGAAAGACCTCCACCCCCTGCAAATAtgcttccataaccccaccccacgCGGACCACTGGGAGCCCTAGAACGAAAGATTTGAACTCTTAAGATTTGTTTCCTGATGAACTCTTAAGATTTGAAGTTTTCCCATAGTTGTTTACCTTGCAGCCAAGCAAAGATCTAAGCCAACAACAATTAAGCAGAAAATGAGGAGCTCCAAAGGGCCTGTGAGGAATGAGAAAAATACTTACGAATTAGGGATGAAGAGCTGTATGAAACGGGGACAGTTTCATCTTGGCATGAACTGAGGCCAAGACAAAGTAGATCTTAGATTGGAATTTAGGCTGCGGAGATCTGCGGAAACCAACTGGTTGGTCATCTAAGAGAATATGGAGGAATATGAAATGGAGAGGGGAGGATGTAATGGGGGAATTTGAATTTATGTTGGTTAGATTTGTAGGGTGCATgtgttttgttatatataaatcTGACATATAGTTTTGTTTTCCCGGTTTCGATTagctatgatgatttccttgtcagatttatatataacaaaactaTATGTCAgatttatatataacaaaacacGCATATATGTTAGATTTGTACGTTTttccccttctagttaggtgatcctcctTATATACTTTCAGTGTACTTTagggtgccttacgcttttaataaagtaagttacttacttatcaaaaaaaaaaaaaaaaaatctgacatATAGTGTTACAACCTATAAACTTTTCTATCTATTATACAGGGGGATTCAATTTGATCGTCTTTAGTCTTGTAAGCATATAAACCCTATGCAGAACCTATATCattggtttttcattttactCAACTGGGGACGGAAGTGATCTGTGATGTACACCAACTGAAACTGACAATTCAGTTTTGTTCGGTCAATTTATTCAGTTAGATTGGTTTTCTGAACACCACACCCTTAGCCTCGCCCTCCCAGCCGCTCCTTTCctttaaaatttgtaatatttctctttgCAGATGCGTAAGTCATGTTGTACGATGCATTGCATGTTTTTACATTTGCATTAGGACATTTATCTTGTGCTACTTGAATTAAAGATTTGATGCAATGTGTTGTATCAAATCAAGTTTGGGGACATTTTTAGACGGACAATCAACTTATTTGATTAATATGTTATGTGGCATCAGGTCTTGAGCAAGTTTGACATTCCGGATCCTTGCTCCTATTTTGAACTCAACATTCAGTGCTTTTTGTAGGGTTTGGTTCATAACAGAAGACGTAAGTTTCTTGGATCGTTTCTTCCTTTTGAgtgaacttatcaaaaaaaactttcttattTTGAACATTTATCATATTTGCCTTTTTCTGAATTATATTTAGTAAATTTGATTGTTGTTTGCATTGATTTGTGTTATTCAATAACCACAGGCACATCGGCCGTGCTTCCGATGCTAACTCATTTAGCAGCTCTAACAGCTACGAAGGACAACATCATAGGCATCCCCATAAGCAAAAAACTCGTGCTGTTGACTTTGGAGCCATGCTAGTTGTAGGGAATAATATGAGTTCAGTTGCCAAGATGGGGCGTGATATAGTATAATTTAGATTGGCTGGCATATCAAAAAGGatattttctgttgtttttgctttttgtctTTTGAATTTCTGCCAAAAGGTATTATGAATCTATGATAGGAGATGCTTTTGTTGAGTGAAGTTTTTATTTCCCAGATTCCAGTTAAAGGGCATTGGCTTTAAGATATCCTATTTTTacaatttagggaaaaatataaaaaagcctcccaaactactagccgttttcgatttagctccctaatgtttcaaaagtaataaagtagcccccaaactacctaactattgcattttggccactccgttagtcaaaaccgtcaatttggacggaaactgcaaaacgacgtcgttttcttacgggtaaaaaaaaaaaaaaaactttgagaaaaatataaaaaaactcttcaaactaccagctgttttcattttaacctcataatgttcaaaaagtgatacaAGTAGCTCCCAACTACCCAGTGGCGGAGCTAGCtattttatattgggggtgTCGCTAAAATTttgtcttaaaaattttcttcaccctaaaaatttgataattcacacaatatatgtatcacacaaaatatttataaaagttcataaatatgtgctgaaattgatatattaaaaatgtaacatgtcgacactatataaaaaagataaatacaaaaaaagtgTCTAAAACTGCACTTTACAGTCTCTGGCCATAATCActccaagaaaaaacaaaggaaatttGACCAACTACACATCATTGaaatattacatcaaacatgtgatgtgTGTTAAGTTGAGGGTGTTGTgggtttaaaaaaacaaaaaaacaaaaaaaaattcaatcctTAGGGGTGCCGTGACACCCCCAAGGTACCATGTGGCTCCACCACTgcaactaccaaacagttgcaatttggctacttcgttagtcattactgtcaaatatgatggaaaattcaaaactatgtcgttttgacaagggtaagttactaaaatgtctttttagaaaaaaaaaaaaaaaaaaaaaaaatcatattaaaacaagcaagcaaaatggtgccattttgcttaaaattagggtttccttacacttaccaaaacgacgccgttttggtaggtattaggaattaaaagaaaaaagcttagaccccacacaaaaaaaaaaccccaagtccaatttatctctctcccccaaaccgcTTGCCAACACGTCGTTCTATCTTAggcaaccttctccctcaagtgaaaaaaaggcaacgcccctctctctctctctctctctctctctcaaaaatcGGTTGCCCTTGCTaccaccatccatcaccgccggccacaccatcTAGTGGCTACAAAGCGCcaccgaaaaattcttacccattgtaggaatcaaacaaaaaaaccacgttcgtagataaacaacaccgatccaacagctataccatgaaatacaataaaaagattgatttatgggtaagatttacaggctgccggagatagaacgacgTGGTGGCTGGCGGTTTTGGGTAGAGAGATAAattggggttgggggttttttcgtgggtcacctacgtggggtttagggttttttcttttaattcttagCACTTACCAAAATGGCACCGTTTTgataagtgtaaggaaaccataatttcaagcaaaacggcattgttttgcttgcttgttttaatatgattttttttttccaaaaaaggaattttggtaacttacccttgccaaaacgacgtagttttaaatttttcatcatatttgacagtaattactaacggagtggccaaattgcaattgtttggtagtttgtgggttactttatcactttctgaacattaggaggctaaaatgaaaacggctggtagtttggggggcttttttatatttttcccatttttttttttttcataaaagggcattgtagtaacttacctataacaaaacgatgtcgttttgtagttttcgTCTAaattgacggttttgactaacggagtggccaaaatgcaatagtttgatagtttgggaggctattttatcacttttgaaacattatggggctaaataaaaaacgattggtagtttggggggcttttttatatttttccctacaATTTAACTTTTGAGAAGATTCCATTGCCAACAACAGGTGTCGCCGGTCTTGCATCCTTTACCTTTGACTCATGCTAATGTTGGTTTCGTAGATTTGGAACATCTTACATTCACAAGCAATTCTAGAAGTCCTTCTTGTGTCATTCTTGTGTCCCTCCAAAAATGAAGTAGctcttaaaatcataatttgatcaaaatataataatgatcaatcacaagctcaatgatgattttaagagctGAAGGGACATAAGAGTGACAtaagagggacttgtagcattactctacaTTTACTTGTAAAATTAATGAGATGGAAATTGTTAAGGGTTTAATAATAGAGATgttttaggattaaaataccttaggataatatgttatctttataaATAACATTCGAATTAGGTGACATGGGTGTGTCCAACAAGAGTCAATTAACAATGGCCCAAGCTTCAGCCCAAATAAGTCCACAAGCCCAACAGAATGCCAAGGCCAAATTGAAGAAATCCTAATGCAGTCGAGAGAGTTCTAGTGAGTTCAAAAACATCATAGCCAtccattttcatcattttgaacACATTCCTAGGTCTAGCTTGAAGTTCAAAATCTTATCTTTTCATCTAAAAATGTTTCAAATCATTTGGAGTCGTGAGCCAAAAGTTATGATGGCTTCAAGTGGAGTGGTTAGCCTTCTCGGGAATACGCATTAAGGTGGCTGTTTGTCCCATTGTCTACTGCTCCACGAATTAATGATTGTTTTATGCCATTATTACTTGTTTAACTTCATTAGATGCTTATTCTATGCTTAGAGGGTTGTTCTAAGCTTATACAATACTTGTGTGTGCAAGTGTAGGTCAGACTAGAGTATTGTGTTAAAAACTAGCCTTTGGCTTTTGAGAGGAGAGTTCTCCTTGTAACTTTGTATTTCTTTGGTGTGAGCCTTAGAGTGGTGAGTGTTCTAGTTCTGTATCTCTTGTTATAATCCTTTGGGTAGTGATATTCTATATTCCTTTGGTGTTATCTATTAGGTGATGAACTTCTATCTGTCATTTGAGTGTGAATTTATGTACTTGTTTTTAATCTCCATTTCTGTCTGTATCATTAGGGAttgaaatttaaatattagagataagtattatcattagagtagtttattttacttggtcttttattttcactatgcattgtaattgtctatttaaagacatcaagctcattaataaatGAAGCAGAATTAATTCCAAactttgtgtttgaaaaatgatttttaggttATCACAAATTCTAAAAAGTCTAGGCTCTCTTAAAATCTAAGGTTTAG from Corylus avellana chromosome ca6, CavTom2PMs-1.0 includes the following:
- the LOC132183767 gene encoding phenylalanine--tRNA ligase beta subunit, cytoplasmic-like, coding for MQLRAEQSVSGDNSTINVSVPPARSDVLHPCDVMEDVAIAYGYNNIKDIAVAKGYNISKGRAVTLKPLRLEEFSHLIRLEMAMCGFTEVLSFILCSLGDNFAMLNHEDDESTAVIIENPRSSENETARTSLMSGILKTVGQNKAHPKPIKIFEVGDVVLLDETKDVGATNRRQLAALYCGATAGYEIIHGLVERIMQVIGLVPPDDNTSYYLKPSDEPEFLRGTQASIIYKGKQIGTSGIVHPEVLSKFDIPDPCSYFELNIQCFL